A window of Paenibacillus polygoni contains these coding sequences:
- a CDS encoding LysR family transcriptional regulator, which translates to MTSMINHELYKVFYWAAKTGSLSSAAKVLFITQPSVSHAIKQLEESLGITLFYRTSKGVSLTQEGATLYSYIEQSHILISLAEEKMTALKKLDSGELRIGGSDSLFKHYMLPYLESYHQKYPGIKLHLNHGTTPETIAFLKEGKIDLGVVRMPIVDPQIEVIGGVHLQDCFVAGARYAELKDRVLTLEHLLEYPIILFSRNSRARMAITELFQTYGHQIKPEIEVGSVDLLIELARKGLGISYVTKEFISKELEEGSLFEIQLDIQMPPSQVGLMTMRNMPLSTAASKFIELVH; encoded by the coding sequence ATGACGTCTATGATCAATCACGAACTATACAAAGTATTTTATTGGGCAGCGAAAACCGGAAGCCTCTCCAGCGCAGCGAAAGTGCTGTTTATTACTCAGCCAAGTGTCAGTCATGCAATCAAACAACTGGAGGAGAGCCTGGGTATCACCTTGTTTTACCGAACTTCCAAAGGGGTCTCTTTAACCCAAGAAGGAGCAACTTTATATTCCTATATAGAACAGTCCCATATTCTAATTTCACTCGCTGAAGAAAAAATGACGGCACTTAAGAAACTAGATAGCGGTGAGCTGCGAATCGGCGGAAGCGATTCCTTGTTCAAACATTACATGCTTCCTTATCTAGAGAGCTATCATCAGAAATATCCGGGTATTAAGCTTCACCTTAATCACGGGACAACTCCAGAAACCATTGCTTTCTTGAAGGAAGGTAAGATTGATCTAGGAGTCGTTCGGATGCCGATTGTTGATCCACAAATCGAGGTCATTGGTGGAGTTCACCTACAGGACTGCTTTGTGGCGGGAGCTCGTTATGCGGAACTTAAGGATCGCGTACTAACACTTGAACACCTGCTTGAGTATCCAATCATTTTATTTTCACGCAACAGCCGGGCACGAATGGCAATTACTGAGCTTTTTCAGACCTACGGACATCAAATCAAACCTGAAATCGAGGTAGGCAGTGTAGATTTGTTAATTGAACTTGCACGAAAAGGTCTTGGCATCTCTTATGTAACGAAAGAGTTTATTTCGAAAGAACTTGAAGAAGGCTCTCTATTTGAAATTCAACTCGATATCCAAATGCCTCCCTCTCAAGTGGGTCTTATGACGATGCGTAATATGCCGCTGTCCACGGCTGCCAGCAAATTTATTGAACTCGTACATTAA